Proteins from one Lacrimispora sphenoides genomic window:
- a CDS encoding flavodoxin family protein, whose protein sequence is MKRVTAFIGSTRKQATYEAVREFERNLNSYTEIEFEYVFLKDYRLEFCRGCKLCFDKGEEFCPIQDDRDLLIDKINHSDGVIFATPNYSFHVSAPMKNLLDRLAFVFHRPRFFGKAFTSIVTQGIFGGNSIVRYLGNMGENSGYSVAKGCVLKTLEPITKAAQEKNSREIKKATARFCRVLMRPSPPNPSFFRLMMFRMSRTTMKEMLNDEYCDYRHYKAKGWFESDYYHDVSLNPIKKLAGWIFDFMGRRMSRQS, encoded by the coding sequence ATGAAAAGGGTAACCGCGTTTATAGGAAGTACCCGCAAGCAAGCAACTTATGAAGCAGTCCGTGAATTTGAGAGAAATTTGAATTCGTACACGGAAATCGAATTTGAGTATGTTTTCTTAAAGGACTATCGGCTCGAGTTTTGCAGGGGTTGCAAGCTATGCTTCGATAAAGGAGAAGAATTCTGCCCCATACAGGACGACCGGGATTTACTGATTGATAAGATAAACCATTCCGACGGTGTTATATTTGCCACCCCTAATTATTCCTTTCATGTTTCAGCGCCCATGAAGAATCTACTGGATCGGTTGGCTTTTGTTTTTCATCGGCCACGTTTTTTCGGCAAGGCTTTCACCTCCATTGTTACTCAGGGTATTTTCGGAGGAAACTCTATTGTGAGGTACCTTGGCAATATGGGAGAAAATTCTGGATATAGTGTTGCGAAAGGCTGTGTATTGAAGACTTTGGAGCCGATCACAAAAGCCGCACAAGAAAAAAACTCGCGTGAAATCAAAAAAGCTACTGCAAGGTTTTGCCGAGTGCTTATGCGTCCGTCTCCTCCAAACCCTTCTTTTTTCAGGCTAATGATGTTCCGTATGTCGCGGACAACCATGAAAGAAATGCTCAACGATGAATATTGTGACTATCGGCATTACAAAGCAAAGGGCTGGTTTGAGTCGGATTATTATCACGATGTCTCCTTGAATCCTATCAAAAAGCTGGCGGGCTGGATTTTTGATTTTATGGGGCGTCGGATGTCGAGGCAGAGTTAG
- a CDS encoding TetR/AcrR family transcriptional regulator produces MKDTKTDLFNCGKELFSRNGFKDTNVSDITKSVGIGTGTFYNYYSSKEELFMAIFMEENEKLKKKILKSIELEKDPRSLVKELMLLNLKGMKSNPILKEWYNRDVFDKIEQHFREDKGMERLDFMYNDFSEIIKKWQADGKMRNDIDSGMIMAIFTAIVTVETHKEEIGLQHFPQVLDYLTEFTMKGLAGGGTHNRE; encoded by the coding sequence TTGAAAGATACGAAAACAGATTTATTTAATTGCGGTAAAGAACTGTTCAGCCGGAATGGCTTTAAGGATACCAATGTATCCGACATCACAAAATCCGTGGGAATAGGGACAGGTACGTTTTATAATTACTATTCCTCAAAAGAGGAACTGTTCATGGCCATATTCATGGAAGAAAACGAGAAGCTAAAGAAAAAGATACTGAAATCAATTGAATTGGAAAAGGATCCGCGGAGTCTAGTCAAAGAACTGATGTTATTGAATTTAAAAGGCATGAAGTCAAATCCAATCCTTAAAGAGTGGTATAACAGGGACGTGTTCGACAAAATAGAGCAGCATTTCCGTGAAGATAAAGGGATGGAACGTCTTGATTTCATGTATAATGATTTTTCGGAGATCATAAAAAAATGGCAGGCAGACGGGAAAATGAGGAACGATATTGACAGCGGGATGATCATGGCCATATTCACGGCAATCGTTACCGTCGAGACCCATAAAGAGGAAATTGGGCTTCAGCACTTTCCTCAGGTTTTGGATTACCTCACAGAGTTTACGATGAAAGGCTTAGCCGGCGGCGGAACACATAACAGGGAGTAG
- a CDS encoding GNAT family N-acetyltransferase, with protein sequence MKIRRAVEEDAMAIMKIYEYARKFMIESGNPTQWSPAYPNVDVVKRDIKNGNCYVCTEKETIVGTFAFIIGEEPTYHMIEQGNWHYDMPYGTIHRLAGSGQAKGVSKACFDYCKSKIDYLRIDTHADNKPMQAVILKNGFEKCGIIHVANGDPRIAFDLKNKIQELF encoded by the coding sequence ATGAAAATTAGAAGAGCAGTTGAAGAAGATGCAATGGCAATTATGAAGATTTATGAATATGCCCGTAAGTTCATGATAGAAAGTGGAAATCCGACCCAATGGAGTCCTGCCTATCCAAATGTAGATGTGGTGAAAAGAGATATTAAAAACGGGAATTGTTATGTTTGCACTGAAAAAGAGACTATTGTTGGTACTTTCGCATTTATCATTGGGGAAGAACCTACTTACCATATGATTGAACAAGGAAACTGGCATTATGATATGCCGTATGGCACCATTCACAGATTAGCCGGGAGTGGACAGGCAAAAGGAGTATCGAAAGCTTGCTTTGATTATTGTAAGAGCAAAATAGACTATCTTAGAATAGATACTCATGCAGACAACAAGCCTATGCAGGCAGTTATTTTAAAAAATGGTTTTGAAAAATGTGGGATTATCCATGTAGCGAATGGCGATCCAAGAATTGCTTTTGATTTAAAAAATAAGATACAAGAACTTTTTTAA
- a CDS encoding HPr family phosphocarrier protein, translated as MKQLKIMLPNVAEAKNFVAAAAKCDFDIDVYYNRVTIDAKSILGVLSLDLTQVLTVEFNGEDAEFEAFLAAKAPGKCSAA; from the coding sequence ATGAAACAGTTAAAGATTATGTTGCCGAATGTTGCCGAGGCGAAGAATTTTGTTGCTGCTGCTGCTAAATGTGATTTTGACATAGACGTGTATTACAATAGAGTAACCATTGACGCAAAGTCTATATTAGGAGTATTGAGTTTAGATTTGACACAGGTTTTGACCGTTGAATTTAACGGGGAAGATGCAGAGTTTGAGGCATTTCTGGCAGCGAAAGCTCCAGGTAAATGTTCAGCAGCATAA
- a CDS encoding ATP-dependent DNA helicase: MEETEKKVLKISVRNLVELVLRSGDLDNRRTGGAEKTAMQEGSRIHRKIQRRMGADYRAEVVLKHEVEVDQFQILVEGRADGIIDIPEGVTIDEIKGMYMDLSYLSEPIEVHLAQAMCYGYFYCYDHGLNGAVMQMTYCNIETEEIRRFKVEKTFEELERWFQGLIHEYIKWARYLYNHGIRRDESIKELSFPYPYRKGQRELVVAVYRSIARKKNLFIQAPTGIGKTLSTVYPAIKAIGEGLGDKLFYLTAKTITRGVAEEAFDILREHGLYLNSVTITAKEKLCFLEKTECNPDACPYAKGHFDRVGDAVYDIIHKEAGITRETVLRYAEEYKVCPFEFCLDISNWVDSIICDYNYVFDPNVRLKRYFSEGITGDYLFLTDEAHNLVPRAREMYSATVYKEDFLLIKKILKSMSPKLVRMLERCNKELLEMKRECEEFQILEDIRFFMTGIMTLFGEMEKFMETGEEFKDRDLVLDFYFKLRDLLNIYDRLDENYRIYTELLSDGRFILRLFCVNPAKNLKECLDKGNSTVFFSATLLPVRYYKELLSGDQEEYAVYAQSPFDQEKRLLLVASDVSSRYTRRNRREYQKVVDYMRRIVSARKGNYMVFLPSYQYLKAVEAILEETEGLEQEFAYMSQASHMSEQEREEFLKEFSEDRKDSFVALCVMGGVFSEGIDLKEGRLIGAIIVGTGLPMVCTEQEILKGYFDSREQNGFDYAYQYPGMNKVMQAAGRVIRTVRDEGVIALLDERFIKPDYQALFPREWDGYYEVKLKNVDEVVQNFWAGRK; this comes from the coding sequence GTGGAGGAGACAGAGAAAAAAGTCCTGAAAATATCTGTCAGGAATTTAGTTGAGCTTGTTCTGCGCTCCGGCGACCTGGATAACCGGCGGACTGGCGGGGCTGAAAAGACCGCCATGCAGGAAGGGAGCCGGATACACAGGAAGATCCAGCGCCGCATGGGAGCGGACTACCGGGCTGAAGTGGTGTTAAAGCATGAGGTAGAAGTGGATCAGTTTCAAATTCTGGTGGAGGGGCGGGCCGATGGCATCATTGATATACCGGAAGGGGTGACCATTGATGAAATCAAAGGCATGTATATGGATTTGTCCTATTTATCAGAGCCTATTGAAGTACATTTAGCCCAGGCCATGTGCTATGGGTATTTTTACTGTTATGACCACGGGCTGAATGGGGCTGTCATGCAGATGACCTACTGCAATATTGAAACAGAGGAGATACGGCGTTTTAAAGTGGAAAAAACCTTTGAGGAGCTGGAACGCTGGTTTCAGGGCCTGATTCACGAGTATATTAAATGGGCAAGATATTTATATAACCATGGAATAAGAAGAGATGAGTCCATAAAGGAGCTTTCCTTTCCCTATCCCTACCGGAAGGGGCAGAGGGAGCTTGTGGTGGCCGTATACCGGAGTATTGCCAGAAAGAAGAACCTTTTTATTCAGGCTCCTACGGGAATCGGAAAGACTCTTTCCACCGTTTATCCGGCCATAAAGGCTATTGGGGAAGGGCTTGGAGATAAATTGTTTTATCTGACTGCAAAAACCATAACCAGAGGTGTTGCGGAAGAAGCTTTTGATATCTTGCGGGAGCATGGGCTTTATTTAAACTCAGTGACTATTACGGCAAAGGAAAAACTGTGCTTCCTTGAAAAAACGGAATGCAACCCGGATGCTTGTCCTTATGCCAAGGGCCATTTTGATCGGGTTGGAGATGCAGTTTATGATATTATCCACAAAGAGGCCGGAATCACCAGGGAAACGGTACTTCGCTATGCAGAGGAATACAAGGTATGCCCATTTGAATTCTGCCTGGATATCAGCAACTGGGTGGATTCCATTATCTGCGATTATAATTACGTATTCGACCCTAATGTCCGTTTGAAACGGTATTTTTCCGAAGGCATCACAGGAGATTACCTGTTTTTGACAGACGAGGCCCATAACCTTGTTCCAAGAGCCAGGGAAATGTACAGCGCAACGGTCTATAAGGAGGACTTTCTTCTTATTAAAAAGATTTTGAAATCCATGAGCCCAAAGCTTGTCCGGATGCTGGAGCGGTGCAACAAAGAGCTTCTGGAAATGAAACGGGAATGCGAGGAGTTTCAGATCCTGGAAGACATCCGGTTTTTTATGACCGGTATCATGACCCTTTTCGGTGAAATGGAGAAGTTTATGGAAACCGGTGAGGAATTTAAAGACCGGGACCTGGTTCTTGATTTCTATTTTAAACTGCGGGATCTTTTAAATATCTATGACCGTCTGGATGAGAATTACCGGATCTATACAGAGCTTTTGTCTGACGGACGTTTTATACTCAGGCTGTTTTGCGTAAATCCGGCGAAAAACTTAAAAGAATGTCTGGACAAGGGAAACAGTACCGTGTTCTTTTCTGCCACATTGCTCCCGGTGAGGTATTATAAGGAGCTTCTAAGCGGTGACCAGGAAGAATATGCAGTATATGCCCAGTCTCCCTTTGATCAGGAGAAACGTTTACTCCTTGTTGCTTCTGATGTCAGCAGCCGCTATACCAGAAGAAACCGCCGGGAATACCAGAAGGTAGTGGATTATATGCGAAGAATCGTGTCAGCCCGAAAAGGAAACTACATGGTGTTTCTGCCGTCATACCAGTATTTAAAGGCAGTAGAAGCGATTCTTGAGGAAACAGAAGGACTGGAACAGGAGTTTGCTTATATGTCCCAGGCATCTCACATGAGCGAACAGGAGAGGGAGGAGTTTTTAAAGGAATTTTCGGAGGACCGAAAGGATTCTTTTGTGGCCCTCTGCGTTATGGGAGGCGTATTTTCGGAAGGAATTGATTTAAAGGAAGGGCGTTTGATCGGAGCCATCATCGTTGGCACCGGACTTCCCATGGTCTGTACGGAGCAGGAGATCTTAAAGGGGTATTTCGATTCCAGGGAGCAGAACGGATTTGATTATGCTTACCAGTATCCGGGGATGAATAAGGTCATGCAGGCAGCAGGAAGGGTAATCCGTACCGTCCGGGATGAGGGAGTCATCGCATTGCTTGATGAGCGTTTTATAAAGCCAGACTATCAGGCCCTGTTTCCAAGGGAATGGGACGGGTATTATGAAGTGAAGCTAAAAAATGTAGATGAAGTGGTCCAGAATTTTTGGGCCGGGCGAAAGTAA
- a CDS encoding LysR family transcriptional regulator, which produces MDINYELYKVFYHVATTLSFSEASKQLFISQSAVSQSIKVLEKKLNQTLFIRSTKKVQLTPEGDILLKHIEPAINLIQKGENQLLEANTLNGGQLRIGASDTICRYYLVPYLNKFHKTYPNVHIKVTNQTSIECAHLLESGQVDFIITNYPNSGLLSSQNTRVINEFADVFVANQEYFPLKGQTVSLGTLQTYPILMLERKSTTSEFLHHMFQKEQLDLVPEIELSSNDLLIDLARIGLGIAFVPDFCIPENDRDLFQVKLSEKLPTRQMVVAYNENLPVSQASKQFMDML; this is translated from the coding sequence ATGGATATTAATTATGAACTTTATAAAGTCTTTTACCACGTTGCCACCACCTTAAGCTTCTCGGAGGCATCCAAACAGCTTTTCATCTCCCAGTCGGCAGTCAGCCAGTCCATCAAGGTGCTGGAGAAAAAGCTGAACCAGACCCTTTTCATCCGGAGCACGAAAAAGGTGCAGCTTACTCCGGAAGGAGACATCCTCCTAAAGCACATAGAACCAGCCATTAATCTGATTCAAAAGGGAGAAAACCAGCTGCTGGAGGCCAATACCTTAAATGGCGGCCAGCTGCGGATCGGTGCCAGCGACACCATTTGCCGCTACTACCTTGTTCCATATTTAAATAAATTTCATAAAACCTACCCCAATGTACACATCAAGGTTACCAACCAGACTTCCATTGAATGCGCTCATCTTCTGGAAAGCGGGCAGGTGGATTTTATCATTACCAATTATCCCAACTCAGGGCTATTAAGCTCTCAGAATACCCGGGTCATCAACGAATTCGCCGATGTATTTGTCGCCAATCAGGAATATTTTCCTTTGAAGGGACAGACCGTAAGCCTTGGGACTCTCCAGACCTATCCTATTCTGATGCTGGAGAGAAAAAGTACGACCAGTGAGTTCCTTCATCACATGTTCCAAAAGGAGCAGCTTGATCTGGTCCCTGAGATCGAACTGAGCAGCAACGATCTTTTAATCGACTTAGCCCGCATTGGCCTGGGGATCGCATTTGTTCCGGACTTCTGCATTCCTGAGAATGACAGGGATTTATTCCAGGTAAAGCTTTCAGAAAAGCTTCCTACCCGTCAGATGGTCGTAGCTTACAATGAAAACTTGCCCGTTTCCCAAGCTTCCAAACAGTTTATGGATATGCTTTAA
- a CDS encoding sigma-70 domain-containing protein, translating into MHDDFYQMYLEEMGHIPPCTRGEQEDLLKEAAQGRKEAKKRLVEGNLRAALEYAGEYDGRGVLMTDLVQEANMALMMAVEEYVNSEDRPEFDSFKNRRIKEALDAAVEEQQSAKQTEEELAARVNVLQQISQLLAGELGREATVEELADKMKMTVEEIKGIMKIAMDAMSMNAETMDLEALAEVEGIEITGDEEADDYDYEE; encoded by the coding sequence ATGCATGATGATTTTTATCAGATGTATCTGGAAGAGATGGGACATATCCCTCCCTGTACCAGGGGAGAGCAGGAAGACCTTTTAAAGGAAGCAGCACAGGGCAGGAAAGAAGCGAAAAAAAGGCTTGTAGAAGGAAACCTACGTGCTGCCCTGGAATATGCCGGGGAATATGACGGCAGGGGCGTTCTTATGACAGATCTGGTCCAGGAAGCCAATATGGCTCTCATGATGGCTGTGGAAGAGTATGTTAATTCAGAAGACAGACCGGAATTTGACAGCTTTAAAAACCGGAGAATCAAGGAAGCCCTTGATGCAGCTGTGGAGGAACAGCAGTCTGCAAAGCAGACAGAAGAAGAGCTGGCTGCCCGGGTGAATGTGCTTCAGCAGATATCACAGCTTCTTGCAGGGGAACTGGGACGGGAGGCAACGGTAGAAGAGCTGGCAGACAAAATGAAGATGACCGTGGAAGAAATAAAGGGAATTATGAAGATTGCAATGGATGCCATGAGCATGAATGCGGAAACCATGGATTTAGAAGCCCTGGCAGAAGTGGAAGGCATCGAGATCACAGGGGATGAAGAGGCTGATGATTACGATTACGAAGAATAA
- a CDS encoding histidine phosphatase family protein: MKIYLIRHGQTDWNIQGKIQGSHDIPLNETGRRQAELLAKGMDSRPVLRIFSSTLTRAMETAEKIRSRQKVEICSMPQLIEVEFGKWEGMTWDEIMEAYPEEYKRWALCPDEASPPGGENRDQVLNRCVWAVKEILRITGGREDVAIVSHGATIAYLVSYMMQNHPEVESIIVENASITTVNYSPLTEDFMLLEMNDISHMEE; encoded by the coding sequence ATGAAAATATATCTGATACGCCACGGACAAACTGACTGGAACATCCAGGGTAAAATCCAGGGGAGCCACGATATTCCTCTTAATGAAACGGGCCGAAGGCAGGCGGAGCTGCTGGCAAAGGGCATGGATTCACGCCCGGTTTTAAGGATCTTTTCCAGTACCTTAACTCGTGCCATGGAAACAGCCGAAAAGATCAGAAGCAGGCAAAAGGTGGAAATATGTTCCATGCCCCAGCTTATTGAAGTGGAATTTGGCAAATGGGAAGGCATGACGTGGGATGAGATCATGGAAGCGTATCCAGAGGAATATAAACGGTGGGCTTTATGTCCTGATGAAGCGTCTCCTCCAGGGGGGGAAAACCGGGACCAGGTTTTAAACCGCTGTGTGTGGGCGGTGAAGGAAATATTAAGAATCACCGGCGGCAGAGAGGATGTTGCTATTGTATCCCACGGCGCCACCATCGCCTATCTTGTCTCCTATATGATGCAAAATCATCCGGAGGTGGAAAGCATTATTGTAGAAAATGCAAGCATTACAACGGTTAATTACAGTCCGCTGACGGAAGATTTCATGCTGCTGGAGATGAACGATATTTCCCACATGGAGGAATAA
- a CDS encoding phosphoribosylformylglycinamidine synthase, whose amino-acid sequence MSVRRVYVEKKTAYAVKAMELREEIAGYLGINTVTGVRVLIRYDVEALSDEVYGLALTAVFSEPPVDEVYEEAFPKEEGDVFFTVEYLPGQFDQRADSAEQCVKLLKEDEEPVIRSATTYVISGVLTDAQIADIKSYCINPVDSREAEERKPETLAAMFDTPLDVIMFDGFTDLTEDALMELYESLNLAMTFKDFLHIRNYYKKEEQRDPSMTEIRVLDTYWSDHCRHTTFQTELRDVTFRSGDYRKPIEDTYRQYLADREVVLKGKDGKFACLMDLALLAMKKLRMEGKVEDLEVSDEINACSIVVPVLIDGVEEEWLVNFKNETHNHPTEIEPFGGAATCLGGAIRDPLSGRTYVYQAMRVTGAADPTKPLSETLKGKLPQRKIVTGAADGYSSYGNQIGLATGYVKEIYHPDYVAKRMEIGAVIGAAPRKNVIRETSDPGDLIILLGGRTGRDGCGGATGSSKVHTEASIETCGAEVQKGNAPTERKIQRLFRREEVSRLIKKCNDFGAGGVSVAIGELADGLLIDLDKVPKKYAGLDGTEIAISESQERMAVVVDPKDADRFLAYAAEENLEALVVAEVRSEPRLVMNWRGKAIVDISRAFLDTNGAHQEASVVVEVPDREPGAFMRQEIADVREAWLKLLSDLNVCSQKGLVEMFDGSIGAGSVFMPYGGRYQLTETQTMVAKLPVLHGKTDTVTMMSCGFDPYLSNWSPYHGAVYAVLSSVAKIVASGGDYRRIRFTFQEYFRRMTDDPARWSQPFSALLGAYSAQIGFGLPSIGGKDSMSGTFRDIDVPPTLVSFAVDVAEGKHVITPEFKKAGSKIVVFRIVKDSYDLPVYSQVMKGYEALFEDICAGRILSAYAVESHGICEAVSKMAFGNRMGIRISNNVDPGEFFKAGWGDVICEVPEERLEELTVSYTVIGEVTDGGVFEYGGTAIAIDEALNAWTKPLEDVFPTVSGAEKTPVSERLYDTKDIYVCRNKVAKPNVFIPVFPGTNCEYDSERAFNRAGANVVTKVFRNLTAQDIRESVEVYRREISKAQIVMFPGGFSAGDEPDGSAKFFANLFRNQVIKEEIGKLLNERDGLMLGICNGFQALIKLGLVPEGMITEQREDSPTLAMNTIGRHVSKMVYTKVVTNKSPWLSGAELGGVYCNPASHGEGRFIAGEEWIKRLFDNGQVATQYVDDKGCPTMDECWNPNGSFMAVEGITSPDGRILGKMAHSERRGESVAMNIYGEQDMKIFESGVKYFQ is encoded by the coding sequence ATGAGTGTAAGAAGAGTGTATGTTGAGAAAAAAACGGCCTATGCCGTTAAGGCGATGGAATTAAGAGAAGAAATTGCAGGCTATCTTGGTATCAATACGGTGACCGGTGTGAGGGTGCTGATCCGCTATGATGTGGAGGCCCTGTCCGACGAAGTTTATGGATTGGCTCTTACCGCTGTATTTTCAGAGCCTCCCGTGGATGAGGTTTATGAAGAGGCTTTCCCAAAAGAGGAAGGGGATGTGTTTTTTACCGTAGAGTACTTACCGGGCCAGTTTGACCAGCGGGCTGATTCCGCAGAGCAGTGCGTAAAGCTGTTAAAAGAAGATGAAGAGCCTGTGATCCGGTCCGCAACCACCTATGTGATTTCCGGCGTACTTACAGATGCCCAGATTGCCGACATCAAATCCTACTGCATCAACCCCGTGGATTCCAGAGAAGCAGAGGAAAGAAAGCCGGAGACGCTTGCCGCAATGTTTGATACTCCTTTAGATGTGATTATGTTTGATGGTTTTACGGATCTTACAGAAGATGCATTAATGGAACTATATGAGTCCTTAAATCTGGCAATGACCTTTAAGGATTTTCTTCATATCCGGAATTACTATAAAAAGGAAGAACAAAGAGACCCGTCAATGACAGAGATAAGGGTCCTTGATACCTATTGGTCGGATCACTGCCGCCACACTACTTTCCAGACGGAATTAAGGGATGTGACATTTCGTTCGGGAGATTACCGCAAACCCATTGAGGATACCTACAGACAGTACCTGGCAGACCGGGAGGTGGTCTTAAAGGGAAAAGACGGTAAGTTTGCGTGTCTTATGGATCTTGCTCTCCTGGCGATGAAGAAGCTACGCATGGAGGGAAAAGTGGAGGATTTGGAAGTATCCGATGAGATCAACGCCTGCAGCATCGTGGTCCCGGTCCTGATTGACGGTGTAGAAGAGGAATGGCTGGTGAATTTCAAAAATGAAACCCACAATCATCCTACGGAGATCGAGCCCTTTGGCGGTGCGGCAACCTGCCTTGGAGGAGCGATCCGTGACCCCCTTTCCGGCCGCACTTACGTATATCAGGCTATGCGGGTAACAGGAGCAGCTGACCCAACAAAGCCATTGAGCGAAACATTAAAGGGAAAACTTCCTCAGAGAAAGATCGTGACAGGAGCTGCAGACGGCTACAGTTCCTACGGAAACCAGATCGGACTGGCAACCGGATATGTAAAGGAGATTTACCATCCGGATTATGTGGCAAAGAGAATGGAAATAGGCGCCGTCATAGGTGCTGCCCCAAGAAAAAATGTCATCCGGGAGACTTCAGATCCGGGAGATTTGATCATTCTCCTTGGGGGCCGTACCGGACGGGACGGCTGCGGCGGAGCCACCGGCTCCTCCAAGGTCCATACGGAAGCCTCCATTGAGACTTGCGGAGCAGAGGTCCAGAAGGGGAACGCGCCTACAGAACGAAAGATACAGCGTTTGTTCCGAAGAGAAGAAGTGAGCAGGCTCATTAAGAAATGCAATGATTTTGGTGCGGGAGGAGTGTCGGTTGCCATAGGAGAACTGGCAGACGGCCTGCTGATCGATTTAGATAAGGTTCCGAAGAAATACGCAGGACTGGATGGTACGGAGATTGCCATTTCTGAGTCTCAGGAACGCATGGCGGTTGTGGTTGATCCAAAAGATGCAGACCGGTTCCTGGCCTATGCGGCAGAGGAAAACTTAGAGGCATTAGTAGTCGCAGAGGTAAGGTCAGAGCCAAGGCTTGTGATGAATTGGAGAGGAAAGGCCATTGTAGACATCAGCCGGGCTTTCCTGGATACTAACGGAGCCCATCAGGAAGCCTCGGTTGTTGTGGAAGTCCCTGACAGAGAACCAGGCGCATTTATGAGACAGGAGATCGCAGATGTCAGGGAAGCCTGGCTGAAGCTGCTTTCTGACTTAAATGTCTGCTCTCAGAAAGGTCTTGTGGAAATGTTTGACGGTTCCATAGGGGCGGGAAGCGTGTTCATGCCCTATGGGGGCAGGTACCAGCTGACAGAGACTCAGACCATGGTGGCAAAGCTTCCGGTGCTTCATGGAAAGACGGATACCGTAACTATGATGAGCTGCGGCTTTGATCCTTATCTGTCAAACTGGAGCCCCTATCATGGCGCAGTATATGCGGTATTGTCCTCTGTTGCAAAAATCGTGGCATCAGGCGGCGATTACAGAAGAATCCGCTTTACCTTCCAGGAATATTTCCGCAGGATGACTGATGATCCGGCGCGTTGGAGCCAGCCCTTTTCCGCCCTCCTTGGGGCATACAGCGCCCAGATTGGATTTGGGCTTCCTTCCATCGGAGGAAAAGACAGTATGTCAGGCACCTTTCGTGACATTGATGTGCCGCCCACCCTTGTTTCCTTTGCTGTGGATGTTGCAGAAGGGAAGCATGTCATTACGCCGGAATTTAAGAAGGCGGGAAGCAAGATCGTGGTATTCCGGATTGTAAAGGATTCCTATGATCTTCCGGTATACAGCCAGGTCATGAAAGGCTATGAAGCGTTGTTTGAAGATATCTGCGCAGGGCGCATCCTATCCGCCTATGCCGTAGAGAGCCACGGGATCTGTGAGGCGGTCAGCAAGATGGCCTTTGGAAACCGAATGGGCATAAGGATCAGTAATAACGTAGACCCAGGTGAATTCTTTAAGGCCGGCTGGGGAGATGTGATATGTGAAGTTCCGGAAGAAAGGCTTGAGGAACTGACTGTCTCCTATACTGTCATCGGTGAAGTCACTGATGGGGGCGTGTTTGAATACGGCGGCACAGCCATTGCCATAGATGAGGCGCTGAACGCATGGACTAAACCACTGGAAGATGTATTCCCAACGGTGTCAGGGGCAGAAAAGACTCCTGTTTCAGAGCGGCTTTATGATACAAAGGATATTTATGTCTGCAGGAATAAGGTAGCAAAGCCTAATGTATTTATTCCGGTGTTTCCTGGTACAAACTGTGAATACGACAGTGAAAGAGCTTTTAATAGAGCAGGAGCCAATGTGGTGACAAAGGTGTTTCGGAATTTAACGGCCCAGGATATCAGGGAATCGGTGGAAGTCTACCGCAGGGAAATATCCAAAGCCCAGATCGTCATGTTTCCCGGAGGATTTTCCGCAGGCGACGAACCGGATGGCTCTGCCAAGTTCTTTGCCAACCTATTCCGGAATCAGGTGATCAAGGAGGAAATCGGGAAGCTGTTAAATGAAAGGGATGGCCTGATGTTAGGAATCTGCAATGGCTTTCAGGCTTTAATAAAGCTAGGGCTTGTGCCGGAAGGAATGATCACAGAGCAAAGGGAAGATTCCCCTACGCTGGCGATGAATACCATTGGCCGCCATGTTTCCAAGATGGTTTATACAAAGGTGGTGACGAATAAGTCACCGTGGCTTTCAGGGGCAGAATTAGGAGGCGTTTACTGCAATCCGGCTTCTCATGGAGAAGGACGGTTCATTGCAGGGGAGGAATGGATCAAGCGTCTGTTTGACAATGGACAGGTAGCTACTCAGTATGTGGATGACAAGGGATGCCCTACCATGGATGAGTGCTGGAATCCTAACGGATCTTTCATGGCGGTTGAGGGCATTACAAGCCCTGACGGGCGGATCCTGGGCAAGATGGCTCATTCCGAACGACGCGGCGAATCGGTGGCCATGAACATTTACGGTGAGCAGGATATGAAGATTTTTGAATCCGGTGTGAAATATTTCCAGTGA